From Denitrovibrio acetiphilus DSM 12809, the proteins below share one genomic window:
- the mazG gene encoding nucleoside triphosphate pyrophosphohydrolase, giving the protein MIEKFTKLIEIVRTLRSPDGCPWDREQNLLSIKNHFMEEAFELVDALDNEDIDNIREELGDVFFHVIFHAVMAEEEGKFSMEDVLNEINEKLIRRHPHVFGNLGEINTDQVIINWDKIKSEEKKAKRKSALDDIPASFPSMQRSMKMQERVKKVGFDWPDMHGCMDKFNEEINEFKEAVATGSKDEIEHEMGDVFFSLINLSRFLKINPDEALRRANSRFHKRFTYIEQTLQEKGLCSEDATLEQMEELWQEAKNQE; this is encoded by the coding sequence ATGATTGAAAAGTTTACAAAACTCATAGAAATAGTCAGAACACTTCGTTCCCCTGACGGTTGCCCATGGGACAGGGAACAAAATCTTTTGTCTATCAAAAACCATTTTATGGAAGAAGCTTTTGAGCTGGTTGATGCTCTTGATAATGAAGATATCGACAATATCAGAGAGGAACTCGGAGATGTCTTTTTCCATGTTATATTTCATGCCGTGATGGCCGAGGAAGAAGGTAAATTCAGCATGGAAGATGTCCTGAATGAAATTAACGAAAAATTAATACGCAGACATCCCCATGTTTTTGGCAATCTCGGGGAGATCAACACTGATCAGGTCATAATAAACTGGGATAAAATCAAGTCTGAAGAGAAGAAAGCAAAAAGAAAATCCGCTCTGGATGACATTCCCGCAAGCTTCCCCTCAATGCAGCGATCTATGAAAATGCAGGAACGTGTCAAAAAAGTCGGTTTCGACTGGCCGGACATGCACGGTTGCATGGACAAGTTCAACGAAGAAATCAACGAATTTAAAGAAGCTGTCGCAACCGGCAGCAAAGACGAAATCGAACACGAAATGGGTGATGTATTCTTCTCTTTAATAAACCTCTCAAGATTTCTGAAAATTAATCCTGATGAAGCACTCCGAAGAGCAAACAGCAGATTCCACAAACGTTTCACGTATATCGAACAAACCCTTCAGGAAAAAGGGCTCTGCTCTGAGGACGCCACACTTGAGCAGATGGAAGAGCTCTGGCAGGAAGCAAAAAATCAGGAATAA
- a CDS encoding Fic family protein: MKKELNTFHTGRYLLNAETSTDLSIINELLNVFHRMPLFPETITELQDNALAKAIFAEAKIEENPVTFEQVCRIMIHSRDNFSQDQSSIEVCNILAAHKLLDEKLSEKLTPEIISSVHNELIASMANIKEPDGSYRKGGIKADEKWISVPYTPPASTLDINFLIKQLLDWIENDLPSLNPIIKATLLHLHIKKIQPYSNANGHTARLLEIWYLKKNRIKILPYILPQIYNSRKEDYYKCISEFYASSDIQPFLHFIMDSLKDTVSSVRDANFAAMASVISDSRLAKMYENKTLIKRQYDFLCMIKESGASFQQEDLQLRKPYTKMYGNVSRTTVARDIKKYEDMGLIVLTKDGYVFKTDII; encoded by the coding sequence ATGAAAAAAGAACTGAATACATTTCATACCGGCAGATATTTACTGAATGCGGAAACGTCAACTGACCTCTCGATAATAAATGAATTATTAAATGTATTCCATAGAATGCCGCTCTTCCCTGAAACAATCACTGAACTTCAGGACAATGCACTTGCTAAGGCTATATTTGCAGAAGCAAAGATTGAGGAAAACCCTGTAACCTTTGAGCAGGTTTGCCGGATAATGATACATAGCAGAGATAATTTTTCTCAGGATCAGTCATCTATAGAAGTCTGCAACATATTAGCAGCACACAAGCTTCTGGATGAAAAATTGTCAGAGAAACTGACGCCTGAAATAATCTCTTCGGTTCACAATGAGCTTATAGCGTCCATGGCTAACATCAAAGAGCCTGATGGGAGCTATCGCAAAGGCGGCATAAAAGCTGACGAAAAATGGATATCCGTACCTTATACCCCGCCAGCTTCAACGCTGGATATCAATTTCCTGATAAAACAATTGCTGGACTGGATAGAAAACGATCTCCCCAGCCTGAATCCGATAATAAAGGCAACGCTGCTCCACCTGCATATCAAAAAAATACAACCGTATTCAAATGCCAACGGGCACACAGCAAGACTCCTCGAGATCTGGTACCTGAAGAAGAACCGCATCAAAATTCTTCCATACATACTTCCTCAGATATACAACAGCCGCAAGGAAGACTACTACAAATGTATATCAGAATTTTACGCATCTTCTGACATCCAGCCTTTTCTGCATTTTATAATGGACAGCCTGAAAGACACCGTATCTTCTGTGCGGGATGCAAACTTTGCGGCGATGGCTTCAGTAATTTCCGATTCCAGACTTGCAAAGATGTACGAGAATAAAACTCTCATTAAGCGTCAGTATGATTTCCTGTGCATGATAAAAGAGAGTGGAGCTTCTTTCCAACAGGAGGATCTACAGCTTCGCAAACCCTACACAAAAATGTATGGTAACGTCAGCAGAACAACCGTCGCAAGAGATATTAAGAAATATGAAGATATGGGATTAATCGTTTTAACAAAAGACGGTTACGTTTTCAAAACCGACATTATCTGA